The DNA segment CGTCTTCAGAAGGGTTTCTCCTCGTCTATTTGTGTACGCGCTACCCCACACCACTGCCCATGCATTGAAGTCCCTGCCACTATGTTCATTGCGGTGTTCGACACTTCTCGTACTAGATTAACGATGATTCTTTCATATTCATCTTGTGCGATGCTTGGCGGAATGTAGCAACTATAAAAGTTTATTTCACAGCTTTTGCCCGCGTGTAATAGGCTTGTCCTGTTAGTGGCTTTTCTTGGAAGGAACTTTTTAGAGTCTTCCACGTTTGTTCCACAGGCACAAATGGCCGCTTTGCCCGTTAGGTCGGAGGTCCACGTTGCTGCGctaatgtttttatattgttCGCAGACTATTGCCACGTCGATTTTCTCCAAACACTGTATGCGTAAGTAGGTCTTAAGCTGCTTCGCAGTGGTTAAGGTTGAGGTTATTGGTGTTGTTATTCTTGATCTGTGTGTACTTTGTTGCTTTCACAACGCACAAGCAGAGACTGATGCTTTGAACCgtttattttccataaaattgaaagtgtatttcggGGAACCACCGAACTATGCAAGTGTCAACTGAAATCATTACCATCTCTCATATTTCTTGCAGTCGCTATCAGTTTGCCTTTGCATATCGCCAGGAATAAAGGcatgtccaacttattccagtgtgagaacgcttcaaaattagcgttttttataacattttccattatggccagattggacaaaataataatttttgggcatttaaattaaaccacccaacatttagtacgaataaaaattactatatagtggttaatTAATATACAGAGAATCTATTTAATTCTTATTATGGTATGTTAAAACAAAAGACCGTtgacccaataaaaggatttaaataattttccattgaaaaaaatactattatgcttttatcaaatacatttgttagtgtaaaagcaacaaaatgtacagcgaattttcaattgaaaatatgcaagaccatttgcaccagaCTCTGAATTGCcctatttaaatttcacaaattcatttaattttcattgttttacatttttttaagtggtcttgaacaatgcaacaaattcctccgtttacatatttttttggtaagatttcaatctggccatcgctcgtttccaattgctaataACGCCGATGAGACTGGTTTGTTTTTTAAGTGCTTACCAAATAAATGATGGCCTTTAAAAATGAGAAGTGCTTTGGGGGAAAAAACAGCAAAGAGAGGATTACTGTTATAGTGGCATGCATTAGGACCGGTTTAGAGAAAGTTAAATTGCTTTTTATATGAAAGGTCAAGAATCCAAGATGCTTCAAAGGTATCAAATCTCCAGACGTGGATAATGAATTTAGTACGAAAGCATAGATGACAAGCaagattttcttcaaattttaggGATGTAAAgaatcaattgaaaaatattgaaattggcTATTTCCCCCCCAACATGACTTCGTTACTTCAGATCAGAGCATAATTTGTAACATTAAAACacattttgacaaatattttgtcACAAATGGTGGAGAAAGTGGCAAGATGCGATGGCATAAAATGTTCGGAtgcacccgaaattagcccttccttaattgtttataaatatttttcctaaataAACGCAGTACACTTTAACTAGAACTGCTTAGTGAGAGTTGAAATCCTATGTAGAGCTAAATTTAAGTCAGGAATGCTGCCTGTAAACAGTAGTTATTAGTACTGTATCCAGGAGCAATGCGCGTTACTGTAGCTACGGTATACAATAAATAACATTAcagtaaatttttcaatatagtgaaaaaattatttacgaataaagcgAACAAGTTATTGCTGATATAAGAAtccaagaaattttatttaagttagaattttgaaaatgtttgatacaaatatttgtccatggaaaaaaataattttcaaaatctaaaCCGAAAATTGATactttgagttttatttttttatttatgtattattttgacTTTATATCCTGTCCTATCTTTTAGATCCAATATAGAGCATTCTTAGAATGTGCTGGTAAAGTAATgttcgaaaaataaatgttacAGAAGTGAGAACGTAAGGTCTTCAGAGCGAGTGGTTTGAAGTTTCAAACGTGTTTTTCTAgaaactacattttttaaactgGTGTCCACGATTTCTCAAAAATGGTTACatcgattgctttaaaatttaaatggttAGTTCatcacacatgtatgtacatagctacCACCCGAACTAgggcttttgaaaaaattaaaccgtttttgtttttcttcaaaaaatagtcGCAGAAAATcatgaaattttgggttttaatgTTTGAAACAAGGATAAAAAATAACAGTTATTGCATAATTTTCGtctaaaaaaatcattatgaacgAAGTgtcggatatatgtatatatatatataatgtagaTTTTGAAgactgaaaaataatttaataataattaaacttgattttttgAGCATTATTTCATAACTGTTACGATCCCTGGTTTAAAGCATTTAAAAGTaaattcagtttttaagatttgTAAAATATCCTCCATATGTCCAGTCTGCTGGACTAATGGACaccgtttgtttatattttttttcatgggTGCcacttacttaaaaaaaatcaaagttacAGCTAAAggcttaataaatatatagcCAAATATTGAAAGCTACGGaactttcattttcaatttactataaaatattccgaaaaaatctttaaaaaaaaaccggcCGTCAGTCGGGATGAGGATCCTGGACAAAACGTGACAcctaatttatatacaaatagatataagattttatttgttgtttgcttaaattaatgaaatagtTCATAAACGTAAAGTGTGTATGAGAAACTCGACGCTATCATTTGCAACACTATAGGTAAAACTTGCAAAATAAGaagcataaaaaacaaaacaaaactaaacaTTATGCCTTTTAAAGGCCAATTCCTCCAATAAATTTTTCTGACACTTTTATATTCATGCTGACTAAGCTATAAGGactaatgtaaaataataaaaaataataattgcaagTAGATTTATACACATTGTTATGTGCAAAGGCGAAAAAGCTACTCCACTAGCAGTTCGTAGTTTTCTACATCTTTACACATGCTGTTGAATTCGTTTACAAAGGATTCCATTTCATGGTTCATCTTGCCATTACCATGAGCTTCGTGTCGTTTCTTCTTTGGCTCTTCATTTATATGCTCGAGTTCCTCTTCTTCGGAATCTGAATTGGTTTCTTCACTGTCTTTAAACATAACGAAATGTTTACGCGTTTTGCGTTTCCGCTTGGCAGGGCGGACATAGGTTCGCAGTGTCGTCTGTAAAAGATAGTGATTAATCTAATGCATATTACTCAAATTTGTGCATGTGCCTATATTatgttaaaatatacatttcacgacaaaattttaatttattgtaggAGCTTCATACTACCAATAAAGATGTACTTTACTCTTTGAGGCCCTGTGAGCTCCAATtgcttaacaaaatattttgttagcaAAATTTCATACTATAGCGAATGAAACAGCTAGAATTTCATACCGAGAAGTGAAATTCACTATGCATGGtcgctaaaaaatattataccaatttctataaaaataatctttaaaCTTCAATACCTTTTTTTGGAACGTAGGTTCCGGTTCATAGTCATTAAAAAAATCTGTTTCGGGTGGTTGCGTTGCCTTTTCATTGCCACATATCGAAATATCATTCAaactttcattattttgttGTCCTTTTGTTTTACCATCATTTAAATTATCAATCATGGTAGAGCAAAGCATTTCATTAATAAGTCGTTGTTTCGGGCCGTTACTGTCGAAAACATCACACGTTTTAGTTGaaacacttttattattatgagtAGAGTTTTCGGGGCGCCATTTTTGAAGATCTTTGAGCTTTTTGCATAAATTGCGATTAACAGACGGTCTATTCAGTGACTTTACATCAGTTTTCTTTGGTTCGCCATCGCCGTCAGAGTTGGGAtctaaaaattcttcaaaaccgAATAAATCTTCTTCATTTGATTTATCATTTTTTGCAACATCGCCAGTAACCGTGGAAACTGCTTCTTTGTTTACTTTATCATTCACAGTTTTTTTCCATGATGGCAGACTTACAACTTCTATTATATTTATGGCTTTTAGTGGACTTCGCTTTCCCAGTGTACGTCGCGGATTAGGCAACTGACGCAAATTGAATATGGAGGCATTATCGTCGTTATTCGTTACAGTTAAAGCAGTCGGTGGCATATTTTCTACATTCGAATCATTTTCGGACTCTGGTGTGTTCTGCAATTGACCGCTTGGAATACTGTTAGCTCTATTCCTTGATACGGTGGAGGAATTGGCTTGCCTTGTTGTTATGGGCATCGGAGGTGTTATATTGGAGTCATTACATGTTTGTGAGTCCTTGGATTTGTTTTTCTTCGGTGTAGGAGGAATATAATCACTAGAAAATGTCGGCAGGCATGAcgtatttttggtgaaattaaatattgacgGTAGGTGCGAATCATCGTTTATTCTCCAAGGGGAGGGACACACTGGACGATTTTGCAGACTGGGAAACTTAATTGGTGATAAATCGGAGGTCGGTAAATCTCTACTTTGCCGATTCGCGGCCGGAGTACTAACAAATTTACGTGCTGCGTCGAGCAGGCGTCGTTGCTCagtaaactaaaataaaagcaGGAAAGTGTTGTACTAGAagcaattataaaattaaaaaaaaaacttttcttacattttttttgtaagtatttTCGACTTTCCTTGTTTCTTGCAACAGCACTGAGCGAGCTAATCGGCTAAAACCTTCATCACGCACATGTTCATCCGTTCCTGGAACGATATTTGTAAGAATATTTTGTTGCTGATCGTAATTAGCCATGGAAACATATTGATCCTCTAAACCAGAAGGCGGGGGTAATGTTGCTCCGACATCATAATTGTCAAGTGTTTCTGATATTTTTGACGGTTTATTGTTAACAGCGTTATTTGTTTTGTTCCTCTTTTCCTTAcaggttttatttttattaacttctCGTTTCTTTCTACCAGCTTTTAAAATTCCTCGTTTTAAAATAGGTCGTCCTGTTCCTTTTTGGTTAGTTGCTACTCTTACTTTTCCttcagatattaatttttttattacatccGCCGCAGGGTCTCCATGCTTTGCAACCTCAGATTCTGAAGTATCAGATTCagacaaaaaatcgaaaatgtttTGCGGCTTTGCACATTTTTTCCTCAGGCGTACTTTTCCCTCCGGAACCcgatgaaaaaatttatgggTTGTTTTAGGTTTTTTGACCTGGATAGTGTTGTCGTGTCCCTCTTCGGAGTCATTGGAACAAATTAATTCCTCTATTAAGTCAGGGTCATTAATTGCAGTTTTTAACGACCTTCTCTCTGTAATATGAAAACGCAGAAATATTACCATTGaaataattgatatttttgatttttacctTTGGAATTTGTGTGAGACAAATCTTCTTTATGTTTATCGTCAGATATTACCGAGTTTCTAACCAAACTAAAACGGGAATGATTTTTCGTAAAACTATTGTCTATTTTGGTTCGGTCACTTGAACACTTCGATAGACTAAGTTTATTTAAACGTTTACGAAGATGCGGAGTTAGGACAACATTTGCTAAACCCatgttttctttcaaaatttgatgATTTGCTGCAATTACTTTCGAAAAACTACTAGATTCCTTGGGAGTCTTCATATGCATACCTTTCTTCATTGTATGTCTGGTTTTCAGCTCTTCGTCCTTTTTGGTACGTCTCATATTTTGAACTAAAAGATCAAGGTTTTAACTtcattacagttttatatttatagtagaCATACCAATTTCTCGCTCTGCTTTTTCTATTTGATGTGTTACTGCGTTAATTCTTTTCACCCTAACCCTTAATGGCTTACACcctataaatgaaaataatattatatatatgtatatataaatatatacgtattAACGACTACATGTATAAGATATATCAAAACCTTTtggtaaattatttaatactggTTCAGTTGTGCTCTTATGATCACAACGTTTCCGGTTAGACACTGCTTTTTTAAAAGCTGTCGGTATTTGCAATTGTTTTTCTGATGACCCAGGAAATGAATTAGTTGTGCATTGTTCCTGCAATGCCACATTATTTTGTTTGGTGGGCGTATATATTTTGGAGTATTTATCAAAGCGGAGTCGTGTTAACTTTACAATAAAGTTTCTGCATTCTAAAAATGGAAAGATAGAAATACCAGgaaacaaagaaatttattaGATCTTAAATGTTCAAACCTTGATCATTCTGCATTAAAGGTAGCTGGTGGGGTTTGAGTAAGGAGAAAGTCAAGTTATCGGATGTCTACGTCAATGCGTGGTTTCTATTATTACATTGACTCTTATGTGGCATATGTCCACATAtctttgttgaaaatatttttgtccacTTTATATGTTGGCAACTGctttattatgattttattcATTACATGCTTCGAAAGAATATGTTGTCGcactattttgtttttaattacttgtcGTGTTTGGCTTGGTCgcttaataaaatgaaaaatttaatctgTCATCAGAATAAGTTACGTACACTAACTATGTACACgatattaagaaatttaaaaaacacaaaGTACAAATAACCAGGATCCGCGAAGTTATACGCACTATTTTAGCTTCTTATTAAATCCAATTGTATAAATTTATCCCTGGTCCAAATATTCAACTTTTTGTACATGCATAAAGACGTATTACCAATCAGTGTTGCCACATCTTTCTCAACTAAAAATGGTAATTTGGCTGTATAGCAAAGGGTaacacttttatttgtttgggTTGGGGTGGGAAATTTTGCTATggtgaaaacaaattttaattttgctgtgccaaatgaaaagtaaaattttgacgGTAAAAGTTCAAAACAAATAACGATGCATATTACCAGCTGCCATCAGCAACCAACTAACTATTTCTACTTTTAACGCTTTTAAGTTGTTCTTCTGTTAGTTATGTTGGTTAAGAAACGCTTTTCCAGCAGAAACTTGCCTATCAGCAATAGTTAGCTGTTACGAAACAAATCTATTGCATTAAATGGCACGATTACGATTCTTTCGGCGGCGCGATTTGATGGTACGgatggatagaggaggtcctcaggATCAAAAAATGTGTGCAGATATACCGTCCTCAGACTCatagttttcgaaatatttcactttaatgttccacaattttatatgcaactcactcttattttgtttttctttacatGTCATGACAAATACCGCCGAAAGAATCGTCATATTGCccattaaattatttgaaaattcataatttttaaaaagtttcgagaagagtcgatttaaaataaattagaatgGCTAATTCGCTTAAAACTTTTGTTTCACTTTCCGCTTCAGGCGTTTGCTTTAACACAAAAGTTCGATGTATACTTTTGTATGGGTTTGTTCCCATCGAGGCGACGCAAAGCAAATGTTAAACAACTCTCATTTATACGCTTTGCCCAGCAAAAAGAGCATTTTTATTTGAGAGAGGAATGAAAACCAAAGCGTTCATTCTGACATATCTTTTGCCTCGTAGATTCATTGTTGAAGTAGGAATTGTCAATCAAGGCGAGGAAAGTTTGTTGTTGAATTGGCATGCATCTATTTcgatactatatatgtatatacttatgtagaaTCAGGAGTATACTACATAGTTTGTATAGACTTTTGAAagaacaatttcaatttgaatagaacattattttgtttttactatttgtGTGTGAAAGACGAGAACACATCTTTTAAAAGTTTGCTAAAAAATTCTTTGGAGACATAAACTGTGTATAACCaagctaattaaatataatacttaaatTAAACAAGCTGGCATCCTTGTTATGATATCGCCATTTGTAAAAGATACTTGCATTAAAGCAGTTTCAAgtaccaaataaattattttgtgatttgCCAAGAATGACAAGCATCGGggatttgtttacaaaatataattgTACAAATTGCCAGGACGATATCTCTGGTATTCGTGTACATTGTGCAGAATGTGAAAATTTTGATCTATGTCTTCAGGTGAGtaattaatttatatggaaTGTATTCATTGTACTCGCTGAGAATTCGTATGCGTTCGTTCGTATATAATAGCGAATGAGTTGAGCATCTTctacgttacatacatataatatgacATTTCTATTCTACATATTCCACCGACTGGAAgatatacaaaaacagctgaaaatgtttataatagAATTTTGTTCATAGTGTTTTGCTTCCGGGGCGGAGATCGGTACACATCAGAATAATCATGCTTATCAATTTATGGATACCGGCACAGCTATATTGTCTGTATTTAGAGGCAAGGGAGCTTGGACTGCTAGAGAAGAAATACGACTACTGGATGCTATAGAACAATATGGATTTGGAAATTGGGAAGATATAAGTAAACACATAGAGACAAAGTCAGCAGAGGAcgccaaagaagaatatgttaAACGATTCGTTAATGGCGCAATTGGTCTTCACACTTGGACACCCGCCCAATCGCAACGACCCTTGTTAGTGGATCACACTTCGGAGGACGTAGGTCCTTTAGGCGCTACAGCTTTACAACGTTTGCCTCCTTTGGACATTACGAATGAAGAAGCTGCTCAGTTAGGTTATATGCCAAATAGGGATGGTTTTGAACGTGAATATGATCCTACAGCTGAACAGTTAATATCGACAATGTCTCTCAGTACCGAAGATACCGAagctgattatttattaaaattggctCACGTCGACATGTATACACGTCGTTTACGTGAACGAGTACGACGTAAAAGACTGGTTCGTGATTATCAACTTGTAGCTAACTTCTTTCGCAATCGTAATTATGCTCAACATCCAGGCATGACACGTGAGCAAAAGGAATTCCGTGATCGTTTTCGTGTCTTTGCTCAATTTTACACATCCAATGAGTACGAACGACTACTGATGTCTCTCGAACGTGAAAAAGAGTTGCGAATACGTTTAGCTGAGCTATGCCGCTATAGATACAACGGATTAACTAAAATTGACGAATGTCGACACTTTGAACAACATGCAGCTATGTCTTTGAATCGTTCCACTGGACCCTATGGTCATGGAAAAACTGTAAGTGCTTGCTTAAATCTAGGGTTAGATTACAATTACTTCAAATATAAAAGGATAAAAGTAGATATTTTACCCATACACATTCATACGAGGACTTGTTATCATgacgttatatacatatgtatgtatgtactacatatatacgagtatcatttacttgttaaaaaaaaaaattaaagatgatttttacatatgtgtatatacatatgtatatgtagacgTACATAGgtatactttttaaattatatatttatatatacatatgtagttttcgCTTAAACTGACAATACATGAAAGATTGAATATCGTGTGGTATTTAGAAAAACTTTTCATAGTAATTCTGACGACTTGCCTTGAAACATATGCTAGTTTGGCTATCATTATATTCCATTCCATTTTCACGATATTCAGTTTGCGTGTATTATCGGCACACCAAGCGGCGAACGTTTGAACGGATGTATAAGACAATGTTTAACCACAGGACAACACGCACCTCAGCATTGGAAGTCGTCGGCAGCTAGGCTCTTCCTTACACTCTCCACAACACAGCAGCAGAAAACCGTAAGCACTTACacttaatttattattggaaatagctttgttaatattattataatttctataaatatgtatatataaacatttcacAGCGAACTATCAAACGGAGGCGAGGCAAACCTAAATTCAATCGCATCAAGAAACACGCTCCACACCGGCGACCTGACCTCCTCCGGCGCATTATTGCACAACAGAAATTACTTGGATAGCTGTCGGGAATCGTCGGTTCATACGACGATATCGCAAGCGGGGATGATAGTGGGAGCGGGCACGATGTCTACAACCAAATTAACGAACGGAAATCCACAATCACTGATACCAATTCAGCAGTATACCACGACGATGGGagtaaaaaatcaacaaacgcCACAATTACAAATAAACGACGTCGCCGTAAACGAAAAACAACATCTACAGCAACTACTGTTGcaggaaaataataatttggacgTTAAGACACTTCCAATGAGTAGTATTTTGCGTGCACAATTAGATGAATTAAAGCATCTACCACAACCTTTAGGCACCGATTTATTATCTACTAATGAACAGCAAGTTTGTAAAGACTTCAACCTTCCACCTACGACATATTTATCCCTAAAAACTTGTCTACTTAGCGGTGCTCccgttgtaaataatttatcaCCCGTTGAAAACTCTCTAAGAAAGTATTTTGTAAAAGTAGGTTGGCTGAGTCATTAGACTCACTGatgttataaaatttgtacGCGCTCAACTATTTCTGCTTAAACCACTAGATAATATCACAAAACAACAAACTTAGGCGGCAATATGTTTATACTAAAGAATTTATAATTGGtataattcatatttaaattacatatacatacatataactttagaatcataaataatatttgaagatctataaaaactcaatatatttatttagcttAAAATTTAGCAGTAATTAGAAATAATCTAAATGCTTACTTGTATCAAGTCttcatttttggttttctttaacCATGTTTTTGTTCTAAGAATGGTTAATCCCTAAGGAAGGGCTtagttttaaaatgttaaaatcacTTATATAATGATATAAAACGACATTCGGTAGTTCGCTTTTCGTTTAGTGTGAATATAAACATAGATATATACGAATAAAATTTAgttctgaaaataaattataatatgaaaTCTCTACTATACTTATACGATGTCTTTCTAACAAAAAATAACGGTTAATTTTGGTTGCACCGAAGTGATAATATTCGTCACAGGGGCTAAATCTCTTAACGTAACCGGCTGACACTTAGTTTTAGTTTACTATTTCTTTATAGgttactttataaaaaaaaatatatcttttacgaagattttatttagatcagtttgaatggcagccaCTCACACTGTAGCGTTGTTTGATGCAATAATGGAAGCTAAATTTCGTGatgacatttgtcaaatataagttttccattcaaaatcttaattttgatcggcTTGTATTACAGTTATAGATTATAGTGAGCTGGTCTGAACAATTAGTTCAAAGATTGCGCAGTTACCTAAACAATAATCcatcccaaatttcgtgaagatatcttttctaTGAGTAATGGCTGTTTTTCTGCAGATACTCAAGTTGATACTTATACTTCAacatttttgcgtcgatattTGCTATACACAATGATTGAGACCTGAATATCCCCGAACTCCCCAAAATCCCGTCCATGGGGGGCGGAGGTGGATCAAAACCATTAtacgagttagttcacccctgaGGCTTTCAGGaaaggggcgtggcaatagcgttcacaaaaaatgtaacattttgagaaaaattatatttttcttatcctttaaaaccctctagcggctaaagtatttgacctagataaacatacaaaccaatttggacgtgtaacgaacatgaaaacagataaatcaaccgtgcgaagtgttggaaacataccaaagttcatatattttcgtacaaaatatatggggtctagccaagcatcattggtgcactaaggtgcaatattatatccttttttcgtccttttcgatacgatatccttgaattttttttctgaattctatagacaataaaattctaggaagccaCCTGGAAACGCAAGACGTtggctacactctaaatatatttaaataacatttaaaaacaaaatatgcctggccagacccgagggtctcgatgagggttaaataTTCTCAAAGAAATATAATCgacatttacttttattttaattaaaaaacagagATTTGTTCTATATCTTCTAGTTGTAACAAATGCTTATTTATTATCTTTACAACACATCACGCaaacagttttaaaaaatgtatatgtatgtatatgcatatcttGTCAACCTGCGGCAAATTAAGGACCCTGTAAAATAACATTAAGATTTTACATTAAGCGGGATTAtagacatatatatttataacatatatatacctAGCCAATCCTTGGATAAGTAAGCGTTTCACCAATAAGTAACAACACTCCAAGATATCACTTATTCCTAAGGAAATACCGATATAGGGTATTTTTTTGGGCTCCACTGCCGTTGGTGGCCGCACCACCAGCTTTAGCTGTGACAGCGTTTGCTGATTGGTTGGTATGAGTAGTACCAGAAGCGATAGTAGTACTCGTTGATCTAATATTGCCATTAGCCACGGCAACTGCAGCAGCAGCTAGAGAACTGCGCCAAGACTCAATTAATTCGTTTTGAACATCCAATGGTAACTCATTGAATACAGTTGTATCCACACCTGCTGGGCATGGAATATTGGAGACATTTCCAGTGATGGTTGTAGTGTTCGAAGCTGTTGCAACTGATTGGGATGCTGTTGATATATTCTCAAGATATCCCATCAGTAAGTGAGTAGATTGAATTGAGTCAGAAGTCTGTGTTGTTGTAGGAATGTCACAACTTGTCGGTGTACTAGCTGTACTACCCGTTTCGTCCATTGGTGATGGTAATGGCGATGAGGTTGTTGATGATGGCGTCGACGATATTTGTCTTTGCGTTGTTAAGGTACGATTTCCCGCTGACGTTCGGTTAACTTTCATAAGTAATGACGAAGGAGGTTGTATCGTGCGAAAGCGTTGCAGGGGTGTACCTGTAGTCGATGCTGTTGTTGTGGACGA comes from the Bactrocera neohumeralis isolate Rockhampton chromosome 2, APGP_CSIRO_Bneo_wtdbg2-racon-allhic-juicebox.fasta_v2, whole genome shotgun sequence genome and includes:
- the LOC126756324 gene encoding transcriptional adapter 2B isoform X1, translated to MTSIGDLFTKYNCTNCQDDISGIRVHCAECENFDLCLQCFASGAEIGTHQNNHAYQFMDTGTAILSVFRGKGAWTAREEIRLLDAIEQYGFGNWEDISKHIETKSAEDAKEEYVKRFVNGAIGLHTWTPAQSQRPLLVDHTSEDVGPLGATALQRLPPLDITNEEAAQLGYMPNRDGFEREYDPTAEQLISTMSLSTEDTEADYLLKLAHVDMYTRRLRERVRRKRLVRDYQLVANFFRNRNYAQHPGMTREQKEFRDRFRVFAQFYTSNEYERLLMSLEREKELRIRLAELCRYRYNGLTKIDECRHFEQHAAMSLNRSTGPYGHGKTDNTHLSIGSRRQLGSSLHSPQHSSRKPELSNGGEANLNSIASRNTLHTGDLTSSGALLHNRNYLDSCRESSVHTTISQAGMIVGAGTMSTTKLTNGNPQSLIPIQQYTTTMGVKNQQTPQLQINDVAVNEKQHLQQLLLQENNNLDVKTLPMSSILRAQLDELKHLPQPLGTDLLSTNEQQVCKDFNLPPTTYLSLKTCLLSGAPVVNNLSPVENSLRKYFVKVGWLSH
- the LOC126758088 gene encoding uncharacterized protein LOC126758088 encodes the protein MDFSNVINRNEPHQRTIIHIDMDCFYAQVEEIRDPTLRSRPLGIQQKNCVVTCNYLAREFGVNKLMAVEEAQRLCPTLTLVNGEDLTPYKQMSQRIFDALLTFTPLVEKLGFDENYLDVTAQVCDRIEKNQYEHFESSAIASSIFPKVEGHIYPENAELLQSCDCGCTQRLAVGTQIAKEIRLALHKQLNITCCAGISYNKLLAKLVGSQHKPNQQTVLCSNYADEFMRNLNSLHKVTGIGQKTESLLLESGIANITELQGCNMDSLRKKFGFETATKLKDLSFGKDVSSVRPSGKPKTIGLEDSCRPISVRRDVEDRFRLLLMRLVEQVAEDGRIPIAIKVILRKFDPQKKTSHRETKQVNILPSLFKSQTGTESGGQKVVLAEGAQEKLLKIILRLFERVVDLTKPFNITLIGLAFSKFQQRKLGSSSIANFLIKKTDLEVQSITSLTNTDVATSSENPTASMPSPNNDEAFRSSPTTFQPSDQFYRRRGTAASPIPMLIDNGSESAATNSDFSDFSETEIEPSPKKSRIGRLLMAKRRCLANSAMYTDTADVASPSKLRVCDLRLNSRDSEKDFITNPTNVPTSTTSSAPSVTFSSTTTASTTGTPLQRFRTIQPPSSLLMKVNRTSAGNRTLTTQRQISSTPSSTTSSPLPSPMDETGSTASTPTSCDIPTTTQTSDSIQSTHLLMGYLENISTASQSVATASNTTTITGNVSNIPCPAGVDTTVFNELPLDVQNELIESWRSSLAAAAVAVANGNIRSTSTTIASGTTHTNQSANAVTAKAGGAATNGSGAQKNTLYRYFLRNKLPLMQNDQECRNFIVKLTRLRFDKYSKIYTPTKQNNVALQEQCTTNSFPGSSEKQLQIPTAFKKAVSNRKRCDHKSTTEPVLNNLPKGFDISYTWCKPLRVRVKRINAVTHQIEKAEREIVQNMRRTKKDEELKTRHTMKKGMHMKTPKESSSFSKVIAANHQILKENMGLANVVLTPHLRKRLNKLSLSKCSSDRTKIDNSFTKNHSRFSLVRNSVISDDKHKEDLSHTNSKERRSLKTAINDPDLIEELICSNDSEEGHDNTIQVKKPKTTHKFFHRVPEGKVRLRKKCAKPQNIFDFLSESDTSESEVAKHGDPAADVIKKLISEGKVRVATNQKGTGRPILKRGILKAGRKKREVNKNKTCKEKRNKTNNAVNNKPSKISETLDNYDVGATLPPPSGLEDQYVSMANYDQQQNILTNIVPGTDEHVRDEGFSRLARSVLLQETRKVENTYKKNFTEQRRLLDAARKFVSTPAANRQSRDLPTSDLSPIKFPSLQNRPVCPSPWRINDDSHLPSIFNFTKNTSCLPTFSSDYIPPTPKKNKSKDSQTCNDSNITPPMPITTRQANSSTVSRNRANSIPSGQLQNTPESENDSNVENMPPTALTVTNNDDNASIFNLRQLPNPRRTLGKRSPLKAINIIEVVSLPSWKKTVNDKVNKEAVSTVTGDVAKNDKSNEEDLFGFEEFLDPNSDGDGEPKKTDVKSLNRPSVNRNLCKKLKDLQKWRPENSTHNNKSVSTKTCDVFDSNGPKQRLINEMLCSTMIDNLNDGKTKGQQNNESLNDISICGNEKATQPPETDFFNDYEPEPTFQKKTTLRTYVRPAKRKRKTRKHFVMFKDSEETNSDSEEEELEHINEEPKKKRHEAHGNGKMNHEMESFVNEFNSMCKDVENYELLVE
- the LOC126756324 gene encoding transcriptional adapter 2B isoform X2 → MTSIGDLFTKYNCTNCQDDISGIRVHCAECENFDLCLQCFASGAEIGTHQNNHAYQFMDTGTAILSVFRGKGAWTAREEIRLLDAIEQYGFGNWEDISKHIETKSAEDAKEEYVKRFVNGAIGLHTWTPAQSQRPLLVDHTSEDVGPLGATALQRLPPLDITNEEAAQLGYMPNRDGFEREYDPTAEQLISTMSLSTEDTEADYLLKLAHVDMYTRRLRERVRRKRLVRDYQLVANFFRNRNYAQHPGMTREQKEFRDRFRVFAQFYTSNEYERLLMSLEREKELRIRLAELCRYRYNGLTKIDECRHFEQHAAMSLNRSTGPYGHGKTFACIIGTPSGERLNGCIRQCLTTGQHAPQHWKSSAARLFLTLSTTQQQKTRTIKRRRGKPKFNRIKKHAPHRRPDLLRRIIAQQKLLG